In Pseudomonas lalkuanensis, the following are encoded in one genomic region:
- a CDS encoding acetyl-CoA C-acetyltransferase, producing the protein MRRAAIVAPRRTPVGAFGGSLRGVPVECLGAEVVKAILAQTRLDPARIDDVVFAQSYANSETPCVGRWIALEAGLPVSVPGMQLDRRCGGGLQALVNAAMMVQTGAADVVLAGGVESMSNIEYYSTDMRWGARAGSVTLHDRLDRGRERSQPEHRFGRISGMIETAENLARDYGISREESDAFAARSQQRAAAAWEAGRFDAEIVPISVPQRRGEPLLVTRDEGVRGDTTVEKLAALRALTPGGTVTAGNASQQNDAAAGCLVVAEDKLEELGLEPIGFLVGWAAAGCEPATMGIGPVPAVQKLFARTGLGFDQMDLVELNEAFACQALAVLKGWGWNDPERINVNGSGISLGHPVGATGMRILTSMLHELQRRQGRYALETMCIGGGQGLAAIFERAGA; encoded by the coding sequence ATGAGAAGAGCAGCGATAGTCGCACCGCGCCGTACACCGGTGGGCGCCTTCGGTGGCAGCCTGCGCGGTGTGCCGGTGGAGTGCCTGGGCGCGGAGGTGGTCAAGGCCATCCTCGCCCAGACCAGGCTGGACCCCGCGCGCATCGACGATGTGGTGTTCGCCCAGTCCTACGCCAACTCCGAGACCCCCTGCGTGGGGCGCTGGATCGCCCTGGAGGCGGGCCTGCCGGTGAGCGTGCCCGGCATGCAGCTGGACCGACGCTGTGGCGGTGGCCTGCAGGCACTGGTCAATGCCGCGATGATGGTGCAGACCGGTGCCGCTGACGTGGTCCTGGCGGGCGGCGTCGAGAGCATGAGCAACATCGAGTACTACAGCACCGACATGCGCTGGGGTGCCCGCGCCGGTTCCGTCACCTTGCATGACCGCCTCGACCGTGGCCGCGAGCGCTCGCAACCGGAGCATCGTTTTGGCCGCATCTCCGGCATGATCGAGACCGCCGAGAACCTCGCCCGCGACTACGGCATCAGCCGCGAGGAGTCCGACGCCTTTGCCGCCCGCAGCCAGCAGCGTGCTGCCGCAGCCTGGGAGGCCGGCCGCTTCGATGCGGAGATCGTCCCCATCAGCGTGCCGCAACGCCGTGGCGAGCCGCTGCTGGTGACCCGTGACGAAGGTGTGCGCGGCGACACCACAGTGGAGAAGCTTGCTGCCCTGCGCGCACTGACGCCGGGTGGCACCGTCACCGCCGGTAACGCTTCCCAGCAAAACGACGCCGCCGCTGGCTGCCTGGTGGTGGCCGAGGACAAGCTGGAAGAACTCGGCCTGGAACCGATCGGCTTCCTGGTGGGCTGGGCCGCCGCCGGCTGCGAACCGGCAACCATGGGCATCGGCCCGGTTCCGGCGGTGCAGAAGCTGTTCGCCCGCACCGGCCTCGGCTTCGACCAGATGGACCTGGTGGAGCTCAACGAGGCGTTCGCCTGCCAGGCGCTGGCGGTACTCAAGGGCTGGGGCTGGAACGATCCGGAGCGGATCAACGTCAACGGTTCCGGCATTTCCCTGGGCCACCCCGTGGGGGCCACCGGCATGCGCATCCTCACGTCGATGCTGCATGAACTGCAGCGCCGCCAGGGCCGCTACGCCCTGGAGACCATGTGCATCGGCGGTGGCCAGGGGCTGGCTGCCATCTTCGAACGCGCAGGCGCCTGA
- a CDS encoding acyl-CoA dehydrogenase family protein produces MTQTFQLPDFNALADDEFRHLVRDFLQANFPDELRDLPKRLHWNEVKGWYMTLSAHGWLAPGWPREFGGMGLSAAKQLIYTEEFENYGVARTPDHGIMLLGPLLIRYGSPEQQQHFLPRILSGEHIWCQGYSEPNAGSDLASLRTEAVLDGEEWVVNGQKIWTTLATDADWIFLLVRTDKSAKKQEGISFLLVPTNSPGVTVRPILNLDLHDELCEVFFDDVRVPKANLVGEMNAGWTMAKALLGFERIFLGSPKQSANALTRLEVLGEHLGLSQDPGFRDRLTRLRLDLDDHKLLFETFAERLRRGESLGADVSLLKVHQTELFQRITDYMLEISGEYAALLDPIEGNGNLNPTGLFLQARPATIYGGSSEIQRNILAKMVLGLPG; encoded by the coding sequence ATGACCCAGACTTTCCAACTACCCGATTTCAACGCACTGGCTGACGACGAGTTCCGTCACCTGGTACGTGACTTCCTGCAGGCGAACTTCCCCGACGAGCTCCGTGACCTGCCCAAGCGCCTGCACTGGAACGAGGTGAAGGGTTGGTACATGACCCTGTCCGCCCATGGTTGGCTGGCACCCGGTTGGCCGCGCGAGTTCGGCGGCATGGGGCTGTCGGCGGCCAAGCAGCTGATCTACACCGAGGAGTTCGAGAACTACGGCGTAGCACGCACGCCGGACCACGGCATCATGCTGCTGGGGCCGCTGCTGATCCGCTACGGCTCTCCCGAACAGCAACAGCACTTCCTGCCGCGCATCCTGTCCGGCGAGCACATCTGGTGCCAGGGCTACAGCGAGCCGAATGCCGGTTCCGACCTGGCCAGCCTGCGCACCGAGGCCGTTCTGGACGGTGAGGAGTGGGTGGTCAATGGCCAGAAGATCTGGACCACCCTGGCCACCGACGCCGACTGGATCTTCCTGCTGGTGCGCACCGACAAGTCGGCGAAGAAGCAGGAGGGCATCAGCTTCCTGCTGGTGCCGACGAACAGCCCCGGCGTGACCGTGCGCCCGATCCTCAACCTCGACCTGCACGATGAGCTGTGCGAGGTGTTCTTCGACGACGTGCGGGTGCCCAAAGCCAACCTGGTGGGCGAGATGAACGCGGGCTGGACCATGGCCAAGGCGCTGCTCGGTTTCGAGCGCATCTTCCTCGGCTCGCCGAAGCAGTCGGCCAATGCCCTGACGCGCCTGGAAGTGCTCGGCGAACACCTGGGGCTGAGCCAGGACCCGGGCTTCCGCGATCGCCTGACCCGCCTGCGCCTCGACCTGGACGACCACAAGCTGCTGTTCGAGACCTTCGCCGAGCGCCTGCGCCGTGGTGAGAGCCTGGGGGCCGATGTCTCGCTGCTGAAGGTGCACCAGACCGAACTGTTCCAGCGCATCACCGACTACATGCTGGAAATCTCCGGTGAGTACGCCGCGCTGCTCGATCCCATCGAGGGCAACGGCAACCTGAATCCGACCGGCCTGTTCCTGCAGGCGCGCCCCGCGACCATCTACGGCGGCAGCTCGGAAATCCAACGCAACATCCTCGCCAAGATGGTGCTCGGCCTGCCCGGTTGA
- a CDS encoding SDR family NAD(P)-dependent oxidoreductase, with protein sequence MLDNKVVVVTGAGGGIGRAMALELARAGAAVVINDVGVSLGGEGGSATPAEETRRLIEEAGGRAVINTDSVADWNGAQNIIACALDNFGHIDGVVNNAGIIRDVIFHKMSPEDWQSVIQVHLNGSFFVSRAAAEHFRKQQSGAFVHMVSTSALIGNVGQANYSAAKLGIVALSKSIALDMQRFNVRSNCIAPFAWSRMTSAIPDSTPEEKARVERLKQMTPEKNAPLAVYLLSDQAKEVNGQVFTVRRNEIFLMSQSRPLRSVQQGEGWTAQSIAEHGMPALSGSFQGLQVSADVFCWDPV encoded by the coding sequence ATGCTCGATAACAAAGTAGTGGTAGTCACCGGAGCCGGCGGCGGCATCGGCCGCGCCATGGCCCTGGAACTGGCGCGTGCCGGTGCGGCGGTGGTCATCAACGACGTCGGCGTCTCCCTGGGCGGGGAGGGCGGTTCGGCCACGCCGGCCGAGGAGACCCGTCGGCTGATCGAAGAGGCGGGCGGTCGCGCGGTGATCAACACAGACAGCGTCGCCGACTGGAACGGTGCGCAGAACATCATCGCCTGCGCCCTGGACAACTTCGGCCACATCGATGGCGTGGTGAACAACGCCGGGATCATCCGCGATGTGATCTTCCACAAGATGAGCCCGGAGGACTGGCAGTCGGTCATCCAGGTCCATCTCAACGGCAGCTTCTTCGTCAGCCGCGCGGCGGCCGAGCACTTCCGCAAGCAGCAGAGCGGTGCCTTCGTGCACATGGTCAGCACCTCGGCGCTGATCGGCAATGTCGGCCAAGCCAACTATTCGGCGGCCAAGCTGGGCATCGTCGCCCTGTCCAAGTCCATCGCCCTGGACATGCAGCGCTTCAACGTGCGCTCCAACTGCATCGCCCCCTTCGCCTGGAGCCGCATGACCAGCGCCATCCCGGACAGCACGCCGGAAGAGAAGGCCCGTGTCGAGCGCCTGAAGCAGATGACCCCGGAGAAGAATGCACCGCTGGCGGTGTACCTGCTCTCCGACCAGGCCAAGGAGGTCAACGGCCAGGTCTTCACCGTGCGCCGCAACGAAATCTTCCTGATGAGCCAGAGCCGTCCGCTGCGTTCCGTGCAGCAGGGCGAAGGCTGGACCGCGCAGAGTATTGCGGAGCACGGCATGCCGGCGTTGTCCGGTTCGTTCCAGGGGCTGCAGGTCAGCGCCGACGTGTTCTGTTGGGATCCGGTCTGA
- a CDS encoding acyl-CoA dehydrogenase family protein, which yields MHPSEERLENIRMIRDSAVAFAPAAELGRVRELRYQTPGFDADVWREIAENGWIGLSLPEEQGGAGLGMGEYCALLEALGAALVPEPFVPAVLAARLLGGDELAAQLTGERLLLPALQEGIDSLDAAAGNTRFSGGRVSGPKINIPMAAGADGFLVSTPEGLALVEADAAGVELALQQTQDGGHFGTLTLTDAPARLLPLDAEALADALDEAALGTAAYLLGGAEQAFAMTVDYLRTRKQFGQVIGTFQALQHRAVDLKLQLALWRASLDAAAIACDSGAPVAQRRAAVSRAKARSADAALLVTRQAVQLHGAIGYTDECDVGLFLRKAMTLANLYGSSALHRRRYDAHMPSLADA from the coding sequence ATGCATCCGTCTGAAGAACGCTTGGAAAACATCCGCATGATCCGCGACAGCGCGGTGGCCTTCGCTCCCGCTGCTGAACTGGGGCGGGTTCGCGAACTGCGCTACCAGACCCCCGGCTTTGACGCCGATGTCTGGCGCGAAATCGCCGAGAACGGCTGGATCGGCCTGTCGCTGCCGGAAGAGCAGGGCGGAGCGGGGCTGGGCATGGGCGAGTACTGCGCACTGCTGGAGGCGCTCGGCGCTGCACTGGTGCCGGAGCCGTTCGTTCCTGCCGTCCTGGCCGCGCGCCTGCTGGGTGGCGATGAACTGGCCGCTCAACTGACTGGCGAGCGTTTGCTGCTGCCGGCCTTGCAGGAAGGCATCGACAGCCTGGATGCCGCGGCGGGCAATACCCGTTTCAGCGGCGGGCGAGTAAGCGGCCCCAAGATCAACATTCCCATGGCTGCGGGTGCAGACGGATTCCTCGTTAGCACACCGGAAGGGCTGGCCCTGGTGGAGGCCGACGCTGCCGGCGTGGAACTGGCGCTGCAACAGACCCAGGACGGCGGTCACTTCGGCACCCTGACCCTGACTGACGCCCCGGCCCGCCTGCTGCCGCTAGACGCCGAGGCCCTGGCCGACGCGCTGGATGAGGCGGCCCTGGGCACCGCCGCCTACCTGCTGGGTGGCGCCGAACAGGCCTTCGCCATGACCGTCGACTACCTGCGTACGCGCAAACAGTTTGGCCAGGTGATCGGCACCTTCCAGGCGCTGCAGCACCGCGCGGTGGACCTGAAGCTGCAACTGGCCCTGTGGCGCGCCAGCCTGGACGCCGCTGCCATCGCCTGCGACTCCGGCGCCCCCGTAGCCCAGCGCCGCGCCGCCGTATCCCGCGCCAAGGCCCGGTCCGCCGATGCGGCGCTGTTGGTGACCCGTCAGGCGGTCCAGCTGCACGGCGCCATCGGCTACACCGACGAGTGCGATGTCGGTCTGTTCCTGCGCAAGGCCATGACCCTGGCCAACCTCTACGGCTCGTCCGCCCTGCATCGGCGCCGCTATGACGCGCACATGCCCAGCCTCGCCGACGCCTGA
- a CDS encoding helix-turn-helix domain-containing protein, producing the protein MNNTSKPSFKPVEAVARALKVLRVVNEEKQASVAAIHKQTGLDKATIVRMLETLNHEGYVTKDPERAVYSVTARTLLLSQGYDKSRWIAGIAEPTLARFRNTIGWPSDIALFDFDAMVVVQTSRGSGPLSFNRQPGFRSPMLVTSIGLAYLAFCPDEEREQIIERLAATPGDWNRLAHEPARLAKLLDQVRKDGFAMMSDEYSSSVFASNVWAIGVSVMHEGKLFGTMNVMLLKSAVSLAYARKNLLIPLQEAAAEIARNLAESQRH; encoded by the coding sequence GTGAACAACACTTCCAAGCCATCATTCAAGCCCGTCGAAGCGGTCGCCCGTGCCCTGAAAGTGCTGCGCGTGGTGAACGAGGAGAAACAGGCCTCCGTAGCCGCCATTCACAAGCAGACCGGCCTGGACAAGGCGACCATCGTGCGCATGCTGGAAACGCTCAACCACGAAGGTTACGTAACCAAGGATCCTGAGCGAGCCGTTTACTCGGTCACGGCGCGAACCCTGCTGCTGAGCCAGGGCTACGACAAATCGCGTTGGATTGCCGGAATCGCAGAGCCCACGCTCGCGCGCTTCAGGAACACTATCGGCTGGCCTTCGGACATCGCCCTTTTCGACTTCGATGCCATGGTTGTAGTGCAGACCTCACGTGGTAGTGGCCCCCTTTCCTTCAATCGCCAGCCGGGCTTCCGCTCGCCGATGCTGGTCACCTCCATCGGTCTCGCCTACCTCGCCTTCTGTCCGGATGAAGAACGCGAACAGATCATCGAACGACTGGCCGCCACGCCAGGAGACTGGAACCGACTCGCCCATGAGCCGGCGCGGCTGGCCAAGCTACTGGACCAGGTCCGCAAGGACGGTTTTGCGATGATGAGCGACGAATACAGCAGCAGTGTGTTCGCCAGCAACGTCTGGGCCATCGGCGTTTCGGTCATGCACGAGGGCAAACTGTTCGGGACCATGAACGTCATGCTTTTGAAGAGTGCCGTCAGTCTTGCCTACGCGCGCAAGAACCTGCTCATCCCCCTGCAGGAAGCCGCTGCAGAGATAGCCCGGAACCTGGCCGAATCCCAGCGCCACTGA
- a CDS encoding acyl-CoA dehydrogenase family protein, translating into MKVQSPKESYPEIREEVRKLCARFPGEYWRKLDEVRGYPTEFVQALTESGFLSVLIPEEFGGSGLGLSAAAAILETIQETGCNGAACHAQLYTMGTILRHGSEEQKAQYLTGVASGELRLQAFGVTEPTSGTDTTSLRTFARREGDKFVVNGQKVWTSRAEHSDLMLLLARTTPRDQVAKKTDGLSTFIVDMREVLGKGLTIRPIRTMMNHNSCEVFFDNMEVPAANMVGEEGKGFRYILSGMNAERLLIASECIGDAKWFIRKAVEYANDRQVFGRPIGQNQGVQFPIAKAYTQLRAAELMVREGLAKYEAGEDCGAEANMAKMLAADASWEAANACLQTHGGFGFAEEYDVERKFRETRLYQVAPISTNLILSYVAEHVLGMPRSY; encoded by the coding sequence ATGAAAGTTCAAAGCCCGAAAGAAAGCTACCCCGAGATCCGCGAAGAAGTCCGCAAGCTGTGCGCGCGCTTCCCCGGCGAGTACTGGCGCAAGCTGGACGAGGTGCGGGGCTATCCCACCGAGTTCGTCCAAGCCCTGACGGAGTCGGGCTTCCTCTCCGTGTTGATCCCCGAGGAGTTCGGCGGCTCCGGACTCGGCCTTTCCGCCGCCGCGGCGATCCTGGAGACCATCCAGGAAACCGGCTGCAACGGCGCCGCTTGCCACGCCCAGCTCTACACCATGGGCACCATCCTGCGGCACGGGTCCGAGGAGCAGAAAGCCCAGTACCTGACCGGCGTGGCCAGCGGCGAACTGCGCCTGCAGGCCTTCGGCGTCACCGAACCCACCAGCGGCACCGACACCACCTCGCTGCGCACCTTCGCTCGTCGTGAAGGCGACAAATTCGTGGTCAACGGGCAGAAAGTCTGGACCAGCCGTGCCGAGCACTCCGACCTGATGCTGCTGCTGGCGCGGACCACACCGCGCGACCAGGTGGCGAAGAAGACCGACGGCCTGTCGACCTTTATCGTCGATATGCGCGAAGTCCTGGGCAAAGGCCTGACCATCCGCCCGATCCGGACGATGATGAACCACAACAGCTGCGAGGTATTCTTCGACAACATGGAGGTTCCCGCCGCCAACATGGTGGGCGAGGAGGGCAAGGGTTTCCGCTACATCCTTTCGGGGATGAATGCCGAACGCCTGCTGATCGCTTCCGAGTGCATCGGCGACGCCAAGTGGTTCATCCGCAAGGCCGTGGAATACGCCAACGATCGCCAGGTGTTCGGCCGCCCCATCGGCCAGAACCAGGGTGTCCAGTTCCCCATCGCCAAGGCCTACACGCAGCTGCGTGCCGCCGAACTGATGGTGCGCGAAGGCCTGGCCAAGTACGAGGCGGGCGAAGACTGCGGCGCTGAAGCGAACATGGCCAAGATGCTCGCCGCCGATGCGTCCTGGGAAGCCGCGAACGCCTGCCTGCAGACCCACGGTGGCTTCGGCTTCGCCGAGGAGTACGACGTCGAGCGTAAGTTCCGCGAGACCCGCCTGTATCAGGTGGCGCCCATCTCCACCAACCTGATCCTCAGCTACGTTGCCGAGCACGTACTGGGCATGCCGCGCTCCTACTGA
- a CDS encoding electron transfer flavoprotein subunit beta/FixA family protein — MKILVAVKRVVDFNVKVRVKGDNSGVDLANVKMALNPFCEIAVEEAVRLKEQGIATEVVVVSAGPATAQEQLRTALALGADRATLVESTEEFSPLTVAKLLKALIEQEQPQLVLLGKQAIDSDNNQTGQMLGALTGFAQGTFASKVELAGDKVKVTREIDGGLQTVALNLPAIVTTDLRLNEPRYASLPNIMKAKKKPLDVVTPDALGVSTASTVKTLKVEAPAARQAGIKVKSVAELVEKLKNEAKVI; from the coding sequence ATGAAAATCCTCGTTGCCGTGAAGCGCGTGGTCGACTTCAACGTCAAGGTCCGCGTCAAGGGGGACAACTCCGGCGTCGACCTCGCCAACGTGAAAATGGCCCTGAATCCCTTCTGCGAAATTGCCGTGGAAGAGGCCGTGCGCCTGAAAGAGCAAGGCATCGCGACCGAGGTCGTGGTGGTCTCGGCGGGCCCGGCTACCGCCCAGGAGCAGCTGCGGACCGCGCTGGCCCTGGGGGCTGATCGTGCGACCCTGGTGGAGTCGACTGAAGAGTTCAGCCCGTTGACCGTGGCCAAGCTGCTGAAGGCCCTGATCGAGCAGGAGCAACCGCAGTTGGTGCTCCTCGGCAAGCAGGCCATCGACAGCGACAACAACCAGACCGGCCAAATGCTGGGCGCCCTCACGGGCTTCGCCCAGGGCACCTTCGCCTCCAAGGTCGAACTGGCGGGCGACAAGGTCAAGGTCACCCGCGAAATCGACGGCGGTCTGCAGACCGTTGCACTGAACCTGCCGGCGATCGTCACCACCGACCTGCGCCTGAACGAGCCGCGCTACGCGTCGCTGCCGAACATCATGAAGGCCAAGAAGAAGCCGTTGGACGTGGTGACCCCGGACGCCCTGGGTGTTTCCACCGCTTCCACCGTCAAGACCCTGAAAGTCGAAGCGCCGGCTGCTCGTCAGGCCGGTATCAAGGTCAAGTCCGTGGCCGAGCTGGTCGAGAAACTGAAGAACGAAGCGAAGGTGATCTGA
- a CDS encoding FAS1-like dehydratase domain-containing protein — translation MTESDLGPQQAWLGCREECEAVITAEMLQAYRATLGPHLWDNDGFAPPGLHWCLAPTPALATMAELGEDGHPRRGGFLPPVLLPRRMWAGGEVETLAPLPIGEPIRRVSTITDIRFKEGRTGNLCFVAVQHELFARGTLAIRERQDIVYRGAATGGASEPAGGGEPREGERQSWVETPPTLLFRYSALTFNAHRIHYDLPYATCEEGYEGLVVQGPLQASLLFNLAASHAGRVPLRFAYRGQAPLIAGRPFRAAVSWHQKGDSLQAWTQDGDGRINMEASATC, via the coding sequence ATGACCGAATCCGATCTGGGGCCGCAGCAGGCCTGGCTGGGGTGTCGCGAGGAATGCGAGGCGGTTATCACCGCCGAGATGCTCCAAGCGTACCGCGCCACCCTCGGGCCCCATCTCTGGGACAACGACGGTTTCGCGCCGCCCGGGCTGCATTGGTGTCTTGCACCGACACCGGCGCTGGCCACCATGGCCGAGCTGGGCGAGGACGGCCACCCGCGCCGGGGCGGTTTCCTGCCCCCGGTGCTGCTGCCGCGGCGCATGTGGGCGGGCGGTGAAGTGGAGACCCTGGCGCCACTGCCGATCGGCGAACCCATCAGGCGTGTGTCGACCATCACCGACATCCGCTTCAAGGAAGGCCGTACCGGCAACCTGTGCTTCGTTGCGGTTCAGCATGAGCTGTTCGCACGTGGCACCCTGGCGATTCGCGAGCGCCAGGACATCGTCTACCGAGGCGCTGCCACCGGAGGCGCGTCGGAACCAGCGGGCGGCGGCGAACCGCGTGAGGGCGAGCGGCAAAGCTGGGTGGAAACCCCGCCGACCTTGTTGTTCCGTTACTCGGCGCTGACCTTCAACGCCCATCGCATCCACTACGACTTGCCGTACGCCACCTGCGAAGAAGGCTATGAGGGATTGGTGGTGCAGGGCCCGCTGCAGGCCAGCCTGTTGTTCAACCTGGCGGCCAGCCATGCCGGCCGGGTGCCCCTGCGTTTCGCCTATCGAGGCCAGGCGCCGCTGATCGCCGGGCGTCCGTTCCGCGCGGCGGTTTCCTGGCATCAGAAGGGCGACAGCCTGCAGGCCTGGACCCAGGACGGCGATGGCCGGATCAACATGGAGGCGAGCGCAACATGCTGA
- a CDS encoding electron transfer flavoprotein subunit alpha/FixB family protein gives MAVLVIAEHQGGTLAAATLNTVTAAQQIDGEVVVLVAGQGVSAVAEAVARVAGVSKVLVADHAAYAHQLPENVAPLVTSIASDFSHVLAPATTNGKNYLPRVAALLDVDQISEIIAVESADTFKRPIYAGNAIATVQSSAAVKVITVRTTGFDAAAAEGGSAAVEAVGSVSDAGTSAFVGEELAKSDRPELTAAKIVVSGGRGMQNGDNFKHLYALADKLGAAVGASRAAVDAGFVPNDMQVGQTGKIVAPQLYIAVGISGAIQHLAGMKDSKVIVAINKDEEAPIFQVADYGLVGDLFELVPQLQAAL, from the coding sequence ATGGCTGTTCTTGTAATCGCTGAACATCAAGGCGGCACTCTGGCTGCCGCCACCCTGAATACCGTGACCGCCGCACAACAGATCGATGGCGAGGTTGTCGTCCTGGTAGCGGGGCAGGGCGTCAGTGCCGTGGCCGAAGCCGTTGCCAGGGTTGCGGGCGTGTCCAAGGTGCTGGTCGCCGACCACGCGGCCTACGCCCACCAACTGCCGGAGAACGTCGCGCCGCTGGTGACCTCCATCGCCAGCGACTTCAGCCACGTGCTGGCGCCGGCCACCACCAACGGCAAGAACTACCTGCCGCGCGTCGCGGCGCTGCTGGACGTCGACCAGATCTCCGAGATCATCGCCGTCGAGAGCGCCGACACCTTCAAGCGTCCGATCTACGCCGGCAACGCCATCGCCACCGTGCAGTCTTCCGCGGCCGTGAAGGTGATCACCGTGCGCACCACCGGTTTCGATGCCGCCGCTGCCGAAGGTGGTTCCGCTGCCGTCGAGGCCGTGGGTAGCGTATCCGATGCCGGCACGTCCGCCTTCGTCGGTGAAGAACTGGCCAAGTCCGACCGTCCGGAACTGACCGCTGCCAAGATCGTCGTCTCCGGCGGCCGTGGAATGCAGAACGGCGACAACTTCAAGCACCTCTACGCCCTGGCCGACAAGCTGGGCGCTGCCGTGGGTGCGTCCCGTGCCGCGGTCGACGCCGGTTTCGTGCCGAACGACATGCAGGTCGGCCAGACCGGCAAGATCGTCGCGCCGCAGCTGTACATCGCCGTGGGCATCTCCGGTGCCATCCAGCACCTGGCCGGTATGAAAGACTCCAAGGTCATCGTCGCGATCAACAAGGACGAAGAAGCGCCGATCTTCCAGGTGGCCGATTACGGCCTGGTGGGTGATCTGTTCGAGCTGGTTCCGCAACTGCAGGCCGCTCTCTGA
- a CDS encoding HpcH/HpaI aldolase/citrate lyase family protein, with protein MLSPRFRPPVSPLFVPGDRPERFAKAAASGADAVILDLEDAVAPAAREMAREAVANHGVDSVTVIVRINAASREEFQADLAALRDARFDALMLAKAETAADIRLVHYLLGRQVPIIALVETARAFSDLAGLLQEPGVVQAAFGSLDLALDLGCEPSWDALAYCRGALVLQSRLAGLPAPLDGVTTSLDDPALVRADAEAACGLGFAGKLAIHPKQVAAIREAFLPDAKAVSWARTVLEAASSGAAVQVDGAMVDRPLIERARRILSRSSVTGVSKA; from the coding sequence ATGCTGAGCCCGCGCTTTCGTCCTCCGGTGTCACCGTTGTTCGTTCCGGGCGACCGTCCCGAGCGTTTCGCCAAGGCCGCCGCCAGTGGCGCCGACGCGGTCATCCTCGATCTCGAGGATGCCGTGGCGCCCGCTGCACGGGAGATGGCCCGTGAGGCGGTTGCCAACCACGGCGTCGACTCGGTGACCGTCATCGTGCGCATCAACGCGGCGAGCAGAGAAGAGTTCCAGGCCGACCTTGCCGCACTGCGTGACGCCCGTTTCGACGCGCTGATGCTGGCCAAGGCTGAGACCGCCGCCGACATCCGCCTCGTGCATTACCTGCTGGGGCGGCAGGTACCGATCATCGCTCTGGTGGAAACCGCCCGGGCGTTCAGCGACTTGGCCGGCCTGCTGCAGGAACCCGGCGTGGTACAGGCGGCCTTCGGCTCGCTGGACCTGGCCTTGGACCTGGGCTGCGAGCCGAGTTGGGACGCGTTGGCCTACTGCCGAGGCGCGCTGGTGTTGCAGTCGCGTCTCGCCGGGCTGCCGGCGCCGCTGGATGGCGTGACCACCAGTCTCGATGACCCCGCATTGGTGAGGGCCGATGCCGAAGCCGCTTGTGGCCTGGGTTTCGCCGGAAAGCTGGCGATTCACCCCAAGCAGGTCGCCGCGATTCGCGAAGCCTTTCTGCCCGACGCGAAGGCCGTGTCCTGGGCACGCACCGTCCTGGAGGCCGCCAGCAGCGGCGCCGCGGTTCAAGTTGATGGGGCCATGGTCGATCGACCGCTGATCGAGCGTGCCCGTCGCATCCTTTCCCGTTCCAGCGTTACTGGAGTATCCAAAGCATGA